ATATAATACGGACACCACGTGATTGTAAATGTAGCAAAAACGATACTCAACATTCTCGCGCATTTGCGTTGCTTGAGAACGTTAGTGAGTTTAGACAGTTGCGCCTTCCCGATCGCGTTGAGCGTGTCACACACGGCGACTGAATTTTTATTCCCAATACGTGGCGAACCAGTCATCGAAGCATCTATAGTATTGTACGAATTCAAAATCTCTAAGTTGGGCTTTGATGATTTAGGACCTTTTGTTAACTTGTTGAACGCTTTTTCTCTTTCCTTCATGAGAAAATAAATACGTAAATACACCACTCCCATAATAAGTACTGGAACATAATACGCAGCTATGGATGTTATAATGGAGATATACCAACTCTCCGTAAGAAACTGCACATAACACGCATTCTCAGGCACAGTTCTGCCTACCATAAACGGATAGCTTACAATCCACGGCGCCCATTGGAAGAAGGCAAGAAACCAAGCGAGTAATATCGCAACGATGGCGCGAAAGCGCGTACGCTTTGCTCGATAACTCAGAGGCTTTGTGACAGAGAAATAGCGATCAATACATATAACTATGAGATGAATAACCGAGGCTTGACAACAAGCGTAATCCAAACATAACCATATATCGCACACGACCACACCTAGCAACCATTCCTTTTTAGCAACATATATTGTATACAAGTTAATCGACACAACGCCGACAGTTATATCAGATATcgacaatgaaaaaataaatagattCGTTACCGACTTGTTTATTCTCGGATTGGTCCAATACGCAATCACTACAAGCACATTTCCACCAATGGTAACGATACTTAACAAAAATcccgataaataaataaaaaacaactctGCTATTGAATAAAACGGcgtcgttgtaactgaagtatATGACGTTTTAACCAATTCCGTTGTGGAGACGTTGACGGAACTCGTTAAATTTAAATACGGCGTCGGCAAAAAAGACGCGTTTAAGGACACGCTCATAACGGCACAaactctaaataaaataaacatacaataaataaaatgtctctagtaaaaagtaataattatttaaattttttaggcgctataatattattaaaacaaaaacaaaaaacaacaaaaaattggaaaaagtcTAGTACATCCAGGTGTCAACACTCTTCTTAACATTCTTGACTGTCTTTATTTACCGACGAAAATACTTCACTTTCCATACCAATACAAGTATAAAAGTATAACTTTCCTACATAAGAATGTTAAGAGAACATTCGAAGAAACAGTAAAATGCGACGCTAGCCTTCGTAAAAAGGAGAGCTTTAATGCTATGGTAAAAAATCATAACATATCATATACCAACTATCTTCCTGATTTTAAGCCTTTATAGTTATCAACccgaaacaaacaaataaacaagcaaagaaacaaaaaacagacaaagaaacaaacaaaaatataaccaaacaaacaaaatcttcgtttttcattaaaaacgaGGTCATCGCATTGGTAATAAGAAAGTTGACAGAAATGGCGACCTGTTACCAACTAGCGCCATCTGTTAATCTACAAAGCACGAAAAACACGCATTTGACTTCTTTAAACAAACAGATTAATATAAGCAAAATTGCCCATTTTTATTCCTAAGCGAGATGAACAGAGTCGTGTTACTTCATAGCACGACCTGTTCAATTAAATTTTCTCCTAACAAAGCAAGAAATTAGAACagacacaaaaaaacatttcttaagaCT
The genomic region above belongs to Hydractinia symbiolongicarpus strain clone_291-10 chromosome 4, HSymV2.1, whole genome shotgun sequence and contains:
- the LOC130641299 gene encoding muscarinic acetylcholine receptor M3-like, with translation MSVSLNASFLPTPYLNLTSSVNVSTTELVKTSYTSVTTTPFYSIAELFFIYLSGFLLSIVTIGGNVLVVIAYWTNPRINKSVTNLFIFSLSISDITVGVVSINLYTIYVAKKEWLLGVVVCDIWLCLDYACCQASVIHLIVICIDRYFSVTKPLSYRAKRTRFRAIVAILLAWFLAFFQWAPWIVSYPFMVGRTVPENACYVQFLTESWYISIITSIAAYYVPVLIMGVVYLRIYFLMKEREKAFNKLTKGPKSSKPNLEILNSYNTIDASMTGSPRIGNKNSVAVCDTLNAIGKAQLSKLTNVLKQRKCARMLSIVFATFTITWCPYYILTLISPFCKSCIPTALWDFSYMFCYINSTVNPFCYSLGNREFRVAFKKLLCPTRRISSIQNEPKLAVAKKSKSKSIVQKLCKTVEFEESE